The following coding sequences lie in one Tachysurus fulvidraco isolate hzauxx_2018 chromosome 19, HZAU_PFXX_2.0, whole genome shotgun sequence genomic window:
- the ndufb2 gene encoding NADH dehydrogenase [ubiquinone] 1 beta subcomplex subunit 2, mitochondrial translates to MSALVRTVNVLRAGAQLIRRGPQHSFIRKAGGAPHIVAQYRQPPQLTNRQKFRAELLSGFMWFWILWHCWHDSDAVLGHFPWPDTDAWTDEELGIPPDDE, encoded by the exons aTGTCGGCTCTGGTGAGGACAGTGAATGTTCTCAGAGCAGGAGCTCAGCTCATCAGACGCGGACCTCAGCACAGCTTTATAAGGAA ggcaGGTGGAGCTCCACACATTGTGGCTCAGTACCGTCAGCCTCCTCAGCTCACGAATCGCCAGAAGTTTCGTGCTGAGCTGCTTAGCGGATTCATGTGGTTCTGGATCCTGTGGCATTGCTGGCACGATTCAGACGCTGTACtg GGTCATTTTCCATGGCCGGACACAGACGCCTGGACTGACGAGGAGCTGGGAATTCCTCCTGATGATGAGTGA